A window of the Phycicoccus sp. M110.8 genome harbors these coding sequences:
- a CDS encoding peptidoglycan D,D-transpeptidase FtsI family protein, whose protein sequence is MNAPIRRLSTVVALLFSALLVSTTLIQFVQAKSLNERPDNRRTLLATYARERGQILVGGAPIAKSVPSKDELKWLRTYPRKDLYAHVTGYYSFTYGAGGGIEGAEDSLLSGASDKLFYRRVSDILTGKEQTGASLELTLDAKAQAAADKALGKQRGAVVALNPKTGEVLALVSHPSYDPSVLSSHDTAKVVAAWKQLNGDPDRPMVDRAIAGNLYPPGSTFKVVTTAAALESGKFTEESQIPGPATLDLPQTTVNLPNDDRRPCGPNNKTSLTHALEISCNTAYGWLGMQVGADAFRAQAAKFGIGDRLSIPMSVTPSSVPAQLNEPQLAQSAIGQYDVRVTPLQMAMVAAAIANKGIVMKPYLVSKVTSSDLETIDEAQPEQLSQAVSANTAAALTRMMQTVVKSGTGTAAQISGVDVAGKTGTAQHATGAAPHAWFISFAPAEDPKVAVAVVVEDGGNAGSEAFGGRVAAPIAKAVMEAVLGK, encoded by the coding sequence GTGAACGCCCCCATCCGCCGCCTGTCGACCGTCGTCGCGCTGCTGTTCAGCGCGCTGCTGGTGTCGACGACCCTCATCCAGTTCGTCCAGGCCAAGTCGCTCAACGAGCGCCCCGACAACCGCCGCACCCTGCTCGCGACGTATGCGCGCGAGCGCGGCCAGATCCTCGTGGGCGGGGCCCCCATCGCCAAGTCCGTCCCCTCGAAGGACGAGCTCAAGTGGCTGCGCACGTACCCGAGGAAGGACCTGTACGCCCACGTCACGGGCTACTACTCGTTCACGTACGGCGCGGGCGGCGGCATCGAGGGCGCCGAGGACTCGCTGCTGTCCGGGGCCTCCGACAAGCTCTTCTACCGCCGGGTCTCCGACATCCTCACCGGCAAGGAGCAGACCGGCGCCAGCCTCGAGCTGACCCTCGACGCCAAGGCCCAGGCCGCGGCCGACAAGGCCCTGGGGAAGCAGCGCGGTGCCGTCGTCGCGCTCAACCCCAAGACCGGTGAGGTGCTCGCGCTCGTCAGCCACCCGTCGTACGACCCCTCCGTCCTCAGCAGCCACGACACCGCCAAGGTCGTCGCCGCCTGGAAGCAGCTGAACGGCGACCCCGACCGGCCCATGGTCGACCGCGCCATCGCCGGCAACCTGTACCCGCCGGGCTCGACCTTCAAGGTCGTCACGACCGCGGCCGCGCTGGAGTCGGGGAAGTTCACCGAGGAGAGCCAGATCCCCGGCCCGGCCACGCTCGACCTGCCGCAGACGACGGTGAACCTGCCCAACGACGACCGCCGGCCCTGCGGACCGAACAACAAGACCTCCCTGACGCACGCCCTCGAGATCTCGTGCAACACGGCATACGGCTGGCTCGGCATGCAGGTCGGGGCCGACGCGTTCCGCGCGCAGGCGGCCAAGTTCGGCATCGGCGACCGGCTCTCGATCCCCATGTCCGTGACGCCGAGCAGCGTCCCGGCCCAGCTCAACGAGCCGCAGCTGGCGCAGTCCGCCATCGGCCAGTACGACGTGCGGGTCACCCCGCTGCAGATGGCCATGGTCGCCGCGGCCATCGCCAACAAGGGCATCGTCATGAAGCCCTACCTCGTCTCCAAGGTGACCTCCTCCGACCTCGAGACCATCGACGAGGCCCAGCCCGAGCAGCTGTCCCAGGCCGTCTCCGCGAACACCGCCGCGGCCCTCACGCGGATGATGCAGACGGTCGTGAAGTCGGGCACCGGCACCGCCGCGCAGATCAGCGGGGTGGACGTCGCCGGCAAGACCGGCACCGCCCAGCACGCCACCGGCGCGGCCCCGCACGCGTGGTTCATCTCCTTCGCGCCCGCCGAGGACCCCAAGGTCGCGGTCGCGGTCGTCGTCGAGGACGGCGGCAACGCCGGCAGCGAGGCCTTCGGCGGACGCGTCGCCGCCCCCATCGCCAAGGCCGTCATGGAAGCGGTGCTGGGCAAGTGA
- a CDS encoding serine/threonine-protein kinase: MSFETGQVLASRYHLTERIAAGGMGEVWRAHDATLDRDVAVKVLRPDGSDDEAFVERFHAEARHSGGLSHPNIGTVHDFGDDSGTAYLVMELLEGEPLSTIIRERAPLPQDEVRDILVQTARALQAAHEAGVVHRDVKPANIVVNADGYAKLTDFGIARALNEAPMTQTGEVLGTPHYLSPEQAQGEPAGPLSDVYALAVVGYEMLTGRRPFSGDTMVTTALAHVSQPAPQLSDEIREPLRTTVMAALAKDPAKRPPSAAEFAAALSLPDGEVPEELLPGARSAVSPVVAGAPGLAPDEALPTSVLVTTPAQAALRLTESTVEHDTRRRRPAWLLPVAGLAAVLLVLVVVLALGGRAGGSTSGPTNPTPGSGVTTGATSSPTTTAAPTTTTPTTARPAASRPQPPPAHHPGKGKGKGEKKK, from the coding sequence GTGAGCTTCGAGACCGGGCAGGTCCTGGCGTCGCGCTACCACCTCACCGAGCGCATCGCGGCCGGCGGCATGGGGGAGGTCTGGCGCGCCCACGATGCCACCCTCGACCGCGACGTCGCCGTCAAGGTGCTGCGCCCGGACGGCTCGGACGACGAGGCCTTCGTCGAGCGGTTCCACGCCGAGGCACGGCACAGCGGTGGCCTCAGCCACCCCAACATCGGCACCGTGCACGACTTCGGCGACGACTCCGGCACGGCATACCTCGTCATGGAGCTGCTCGAGGGCGAGCCGCTGTCGACGATCATCCGCGAGCGCGCACCCCTGCCGCAGGACGAGGTGCGCGACATCCTCGTCCAGACCGCCCGGGCGCTCCAGGCCGCGCACGAGGCCGGGGTCGTGCACCGCGACGTCAAGCCCGCCAACATCGTCGTCAACGCCGACGGGTACGCCAAGCTCACGGACTTCGGCATCGCCCGGGCGCTCAACGAGGCGCCGATGACCCAGACCGGGGAGGTCCTGGGCACCCCGCACTACCTGTCGCCCGAGCAGGCGCAGGGCGAGCCCGCCGGCCCGCTGAGCGACGTCTACGCCCTGGCGGTGGTCGGGTACGAGATGCTCACCGGACGGCGTCCGTTCTCCGGCGACACCATGGTGACCACCGCCCTCGCGCACGTCAGCCAGCCGGCCCCGCAGCTGTCGGACGAGATCCGCGAGCCGCTGCGCACCACCGTCATGGCGGCGCTCGCCAAGGACCCCGCCAAGCGTCCCCCGAGCGCGGCCGAGTTCGCCGCCGCCCTCTCCCTCCCGGACGGCGAGGTGCCCGAGGAGCTCCTCCCGGGGGCCCGCTCGGCCGTCTCCCCGGTCGTGGCCGGTGCGCCGGGCCTGGCACCGGACGAGGCGCTGCCCACCTCCGTGCTCGTCACCACCCCCGCCCAGGCCGCCCTGCGCCTCACCGAGAGCACGGTGGAGCACGACACCCGGCGACGGCGACCCGCGTGGCTGCTCCCCGTGGCCGGGCTCGCCGCCGTCCTGCTCGTCCTGGTCGTCGTGCTGGCGCTCGGCGGCCGAGCCGGGGGCTCCACCTCGGGACCGACCAACCCCACGCCGGGCAGCGGCGTCACCACAGGGGCGACCTCGTCACCCACGACGACCGCCGCCCCCACGACCACCACGCCGACGACCGCACGACCCGCAGCCAGCCGACCCCAGCCGCCGCCCGCGCACCACCCGGGCAAGGGCAAGGGCAAGGGAGAGAAGAAGAAGTGA
- a CDS encoding FtsW/RodA/SpoVE family cell cycle protein has protein sequence MTTVSSHPPRTRRNVELVLLLLAVGIVVLAYVNVSLAVSGSVPPGLTTQVAGLLVLAVGFHLLLRWKAAYADPLLLPIVTLLNGLGLVMIHRLDLAHGRTLGEGLALKQLTWSALSVAIAAGVIWFLRDHRVLRRYTFTAAVAAFVLLVMPLVPGIGRSVYGSRIWIGLGPFTFQPGEVAKILLAIFFAGYLVQTRDALSLAGRKVLGLTLPRGRDLGPILVAWVLSLGVLVFETDLGSSLLLFGLFVAMLYVATERVSWIAIGMTLFCAGAYVAYLIFGHVQERVQLWLDPFAPGQSDQVAKGLMGMAAGGLLGTGLGRGRPDLTYFAESDFIVPSFGEEIGLIGVFALLICYVLIVERGMRTAIGVRDGFGKLLAAGLAFSVALQCFVVVGGVTRVIPLTGLTMPFLSYGGSSLLANWSLVALLLRISDRARRPVAEVPEGPSAAAEARTEVVPVR, from the coding sequence ATGACGACCGTCTCGAGCCACCCCCCGCGCACCCGCCGCAACGTCGAGCTGGTGCTCTTGCTGCTGGCCGTGGGCATCGTCGTGCTGGCCTACGTCAACGTCTCGCTCGCCGTCAGCGGCAGCGTCCCACCCGGCCTGACCACCCAGGTGGCCGGGCTGCTGGTGCTCGCCGTCGGCTTCCACCTGCTGCTGCGCTGGAAGGCCGCGTACGCCGACCCGCTGCTGCTGCCGATCGTGACCCTGCTCAACGGCCTCGGCCTCGTCATGATCCACCGGCTCGACCTCGCGCACGGGCGCACCCTCGGCGAGGGGCTGGCGCTCAAGCAGCTCACCTGGAGCGCGCTGTCGGTCGCGATCGCCGCCGGGGTCATCTGGTTCCTGCGCGACCACCGGGTCCTGCGCCGCTACACCTTCACGGCGGCAGTGGCCGCGTTCGTCCTGCTGGTCATGCCGCTGGTGCCGGGCATCGGGCGGTCGGTCTACGGCTCGCGCATCTGGATCGGCCTGGGGCCGTTCACCTTCCAGCCCGGCGAGGTCGCCAAGATCCTGCTGGCGATCTTCTTCGCCGGCTACCTCGTGCAGACCCGTGACGCCCTGTCGCTGGCGGGGCGCAAGGTCCTCGGCCTGACCCTGCCGCGCGGGCGCGACCTCGGCCCGATCCTCGTGGCGTGGGTGCTGTCGCTCGGCGTGCTCGTCTTCGAGACGGACCTCGGCTCCTCGCTGCTGCTGTTCGGCCTGTTCGTCGCCATGCTCTACGTCGCGACCGAGCGGGTCTCGTGGATCGCGATCGGCATGACGCTGTTCTGCGCCGGCGCCTACGTCGCGTACCTGATCTTCGGCCACGTGCAGGAGCGGGTGCAGCTGTGGCTCGACCCGTTCGCGCCCGGCCAGTCCGACCAGGTCGCCAAGGGCCTCATGGGGATGGCCGCGGGAGGCCTCCTCGGCACCGGGCTGGGTCGCGGACGTCCCGACCTCACGTACTTCGCCGAGTCCGACTTCATCGTGCCGAGCTTCGGCGAGGAGATCGGGCTGATCGGCGTCTTCGCCCTGCTGATCTGCTACGTCCTCATCGTCGAGCGCGGCATGCGCACGGCGATCGGCGTGCGCGACGGCTTCGGCAAGCTGCTCGCCGCGGGCCTGGCGTTCTCCGTGGCCCTGCAGTGCTTCGTCGTCGTCGGCGGTGTCACGCGGGTCATCCCGCTGACCGGCCTGACCATGCCGTTCCTGTCCTACGGAGGGTCGTCCCTGCTGGCCAACTGGTCGCTCGTCGCGCTGCTGCTGCGGATCAGCGACCGCGCCCGTCGCCCGGTGGCCGAGGTGCCGGAGGGGCCCAGCGCCGCGGCGGAGGCCCGCACGGAAGTGGTGCCGGTCCGGTGA
- a CDS encoding PP2C family protein-serine/threonine phosphatase — protein MPFAFNYAARSDVGMVRSENQDSGYAGSRLLAMADGMGGHAGGDIASSVVIGALVDLDDEAHGSAEASKALLERIERANAELADMVRSDPSLHGMGTTLIAILRSRNKLVLAHIGDSRAFLVRDGEVTQITKDHSFVQSLVDEGRITADEAIGHPQRSLVTRVLTGAPDDEPDIAVREARVGDRYLIASDGLTDYVAADTVAEVLTAGESPGRTADRLVELALKAGAPDNVTIVIGDVLDATRAQDAPTQPQIVGAAASRSGRSGTRPIPLTPAGKAAALAREAAGEEEDDDGVPLAEEGPAGPGRWVRRLALLLVVLVVIGGGAYAAYAWTQRQWFVGAHGGQVAVFQGVSQNIGPVTLSHVDQQTDVQVADLPDFYRNKVQSTVSTDTRKAAETLVEQLRMEASRCAVARATGGECDGSGSTTPTPSTSTTTTPSTSGSPTSSPSTTATP, from the coding sequence ATGCCCTTCGCGTTCAACTACGCCGCCCGCTCCGATGTCGGGATGGTGCGGTCGGAGAACCAGGACTCCGGGTATGCCGGGTCCCGGCTGCTCGCCATGGCCGACGGGATGGGCGGGCACGCCGGGGGCGACATCGCCTCCTCCGTGGTCATCGGCGCGCTCGTCGACCTCGACGACGAGGCGCACGGGTCCGCCGAGGCGAGCAAGGCGCTGCTCGAGCGGATCGAGCGGGCGAACGCCGAGCTCGCCGACATGGTCCGCAGCGACCCCAGCCTGCACGGCATGGGCACGACGCTCATCGCGATCCTGCGCTCGCGCAACAAGCTGGTCCTCGCGCACATCGGCGACTCCCGCGCCTTCCTCGTCCGCGACGGCGAGGTCACCCAGATCACCAAGGACCACTCGTTCGTCCAGAGCCTGGTCGACGAGGGCCGGATCACGGCGGACGAGGCGATCGGCCACCCGCAGCGGTCCCTGGTCACCCGGGTCCTCACCGGTGCACCCGACGACGAGCCCGACATCGCCGTCCGCGAGGCCCGGGTCGGCGACCGCTACCTCATCGCCTCCGACGGCCTCACCGACTACGTGGCGGCCGACACCGTCGCCGAGGTGCTCACCGCCGGCGAGTCCCCGGGCCGCACCGCCGACCGGCTCGTCGAGCTCGCCCTCAAGGCCGGTGCCCCGGACAACGTCACGATCGTCATCGGTGACGTCCTCGACGCCACGCGCGCGCAGGACGCCCCGACGCAGCCGCAGATCGTCGGGGCGGCAGCCTCCCGCAGCGGACGCAGCGGCACGCGCCCGATCCCGCTCACCCCCGCCGGCAAGGCGGCCGCCCTCGCCCGCGAGGCAGCGGGTGAGGAGGAGGACGACGACGGTGTCCCCCTGGCCGAGGAGGGACCGGCGGGACCGGGACGGTGGGTGCGCAGGCTCGCCCTTCTGCTCGTCGTCCTCGTGGTGATCGGCGGCGGCGCGTACGCGGCATACGCCTGGACCCAGCGCCAGTGGTTCGTCGGGGCGCACGGCGGGCAGGTCGCAGTCTTCCAGGGCGTGTCGCAGAACATCGGCCCGGTGACGTTGTCGCACGTCGACCAGCAGACCGACGTGCAGGTCGCGGACCTGCCGGACTTCTACCGCAACAAGGTCCAGTCGACCGTCTCGACCGACACCCGCAAGGCCGCCGAGACGCTGGTGGAGCAGCTGCGGATGGAGGCCTCCCGCTGCGCTGTGGCGCGCGCGACCGGTGGCGAGTGCGACGGGTCCGGCTCGACCACCCCGACGCCGTCGACCAGCACCACGACAACTCCGAGCACGTCGGGCAGCCCCACCAGCAGCCCGTCGACCACCGCCACACCATGA